CCCCGGCCAGGGCCTCGAAGGCAGGCCCCGGGCAGGGCCCGTCCAGCCACAGGTAGGCGCTCGCGATGGGTGAGGGCCGCAGGCGCCGGAGGTCCCGGAATGGGCGCTCTCCCCGCCAGGCCTCGGGCAGCAGGGGGCCCAGCGCCGGGGGGGGGACGGCGGCCACGACCGCCGCCGCTTCCACGAATTCCCCGTCCATGAGCCTCACCCCGCGCACCGAGCCTCCGCCGATCTCGACTTCCCGCACCGGCCTCCCCCGGTCCACCCGCCCGCCCAGGCGCTCGAGGGCGGCCCCGGCCCGGTCCGCCCAGAAGGCGCCGAGGGGCGAGGGCGGCACGGCCAGCGACGCCCCGCCCGGACCCTCGCGGAAGGCCTCCCGCGCCACCCGGGCGAAGAGGGCGGCGCTCCCCGCGTCCAGCGGGAGGTTCAGCACGGCGCGCGCGAAGGGCTCCCAGAACCAGGCGCGGGCCTCCCTTCCCTGGCCGAGCCCGTCCAGCATGGCGGCGACGGAGCCTCCCGCCCCGCCTCCCGCGAGGAGCCGGCGGAGGCCGCGCGCGATCTCGAGCCTCGCCCCGAGCCCGGGGCCCCGCCAGCGCAGCAGCGCCAGCGCCTGGCGCAACCTCCCCCCCTCCGGCGGGAAGGCGAGGCGCGGCAGGCGCACTCCTCCCCGGTCCGCCGCGCGGAACGGGATGTCCAGCGCGGGAGGGAAACGCAGCTCCGCCCCCGCCCGCCCCAGGAAGGCGCGCAGGGCGGGGTTGGCCGCCATGACGAGGTGGGGCCCCCAGTCGAGGTCGAGGCCGGATCCGGGATCGCGGAAGCTCGATGCCCGGCCGCCCAGGCGCCGGCCCGCCTCGAACAGCCGCACCGGGACGCCGCGCTCCGCCAGGCGGAGGGCCGCCGAGAGGCCGGCGAACCCGGCGCCCACGACGACGGCGGCCCCGCGCGGGGGAGGAACGCCCCGAGTCACCGTTCCCAGTAGCAGTGGAAGGCTTCGAGGAGCTTGGACGCGGTCGAGAGGGGCGGGCGCCAGGGAGCCGGTGGGAAGCCGGCGGCGTCCATCTCCTCGAGCAGCCGGCGGTAGATGCGGCCCATGAGCCGGGCGGGGAAGAGCTTGTCCTTCGCGTCGGCGGGAAGATGCCCGTCCGCCTCCCGGTAGAACGCGCGGGCGCGATCCGCCTGGAAGCGGAGGAGCGCCACGACGCGCTCGTCGTAATCCCCGCGGCGGAAGGCGCCGGCGTCCACCCCGAAGCGCTCCAGGTCCTCCCGCGGGAGGTAGAGCCGCCCCGCCTGGGCGTCCCGCCACACGTCGCGCAGGATGTTGGTAAGCTGGAGGGCGACCCCCAGGGCGCGGGCGTAGCGCTCCGCCGCCCCGGTGCGCACCCCGAAGACGCCCAGGCAGGCCAGCCCCACCGCCGAGGCCACCTTCTCGCAATAGGCCTCCAGGGCCGCGAAGTCCGCGAAGGGCCTTCCTTCGAGGTCCATCTCCACCCCCTCGCACACCGCGCGCAGGTGGCGGAGGGGGATGCCGAAGGCGGCGTCGGCGCGGGCGAGCTCCCGGAGGATGGGGTGGCGGCGCCCCCCCTCGTGGAAGCGCGCGAGGTCCTCCTGCCAGCAGGCGAGGCGGCGGCGCTTCGCCTCGGGCGCCCCCGGCGAATCGGCGATGTCGTCCACCACCCGGCAGAAGGCGTAGATGGCGTTCAGGGCGCGGCGGCGGTCGCGCGGCAGGGCGAAGAAGGCGAGGCGGAAGTTCGAGCGGCTCCGCCGCACCACCCAGCGGCAGTGGCGCGCCTCGGCCCGCTCCTGCCGGGCGGCGTCCGCGCGGCGGGCCAGGCGGCCCGCGGGCAGGAAGGCCGCCGCGAGGCAGGCCGCCCTGTCCCCGGGGCCGAGGCGGGGCGCCCCGCGCAGCACATCGAAGGAGGCCCGCTCGATGGCGTCGAGCGCCGCCGCCCCGCCCCGCCAGATGGCCCGGAGCTCCCGGCCCAGCCGCCCCCGAACCCTGGCGAGCGGGGGGAGCCCCCGGATCAGCAGGGCGCGGACCCGCCCCGCCTCGAAGACCATGAGCGCCCGGAGGGCCGGGCCCGCCGACTCCCCGCCCAGCTCCTCCTCGTCCACGCCGAAGGCCCGGAGGTCCTCCTGGGGGAGATAGACGACGCCCCGGAGGTAATCGGCCTTCACGTCCTGCAGATGGTTGGCGAGCTGGAGGGCGGTGCAGACGGCGTCCGAGGCGCGGAGCGTCTCGTCGTCCTTGAGCCCCCACATCTCCAGGATGATCCGCCCCACCGGATCGGCGGAGCGGCGGCAGTAGTCGAGGAGGGAGGCGTAGTCCGGGTAGCGCGCGACCTCCACGTCCTGCCGGAAGGCCGAGAGAAGATCGCGGAAGGGCCGGAGGGAGAGGCGGCCCGCCCGGAGGGTTTCGGCGAGGGCGGCGAAGAGGCCCTCCCCCTTCCCCTCGGCCGCCGCCTCGAGCCTCCGCTCCATCTCCTCCAGGAGCGCGAGACGCTCCCCGGCGGGGGCGGCGCCGTCGGCGATGTCGTCGGCGGCCCGGGCGAAGGCGTAGACCGCCGCGACGTGCGGGCGCATCCGGACGGGAAGGAGCCAGGAGGCGACGGGGAAGTTCTCGTAGTGGAAGGCCGCCTGCTCCATGCAGCGCCGGAAGGCCTCCGCCCGCTCCTCTCCCCCGGCCTCCGCCCGCCGCGCCTTCCCGGCGAAGGAGGCGCTCCCGTTGGCCGCCCCATCCCCGCGGGCGCCTTCCTCGCGCAGCGCCTGGATGAGCGGGGCGTCCGCCGGGAGGAACTCGAACTGGCCGAGCCGGGCCGGGCGGACCCAGGCATGGCCGGCCACGCCGTGGTCCTTTCCCTCGCCCGCCTTCCACGCGCAGTCGTAGAAGCGGAGGTGGACCGTCCGGTCCGGGTAGGCGTGGCGGGTCTCCCAGCGCAGGGAGCCCACCTCGACCTCCACCTCCAGTTCCTCGCGCAGCTCCCGCGCCAGGGCCTCTTCGGGGGACTCGCCGTTCTCGACCTTCCCGCCCGGGAACTCCCAGAGGCCCGCCAGGTGTTTCCCCTCGGGGCGCCGGCAGATGAGGATCTCCTCCCCCCTGCGGACGACGGCCGCGACCACTTCGAGGGCTTCGGGTTCGATCTTCATCGGATTCCCAAAAGGGTTGAACCTTCCGCCTATTCAGCCAGCGGCGCCAGCCGGGTTTCGAATATGGCCGGCTCGGCCTGGCGGAGCGCCTCGTCCAGCTCGATCTGGCTCTCGTAGCGGGCCGGAGGAAGGGTGAAGCCCGGGAACAAGAGCTGCATCGCCGCGGCCTGGAACGGCCAGGGGGCGATCTCCAGGGCTCCCTCGCGGGTCAGGCAGATCTTCATCCCGCCCCGCGTCAGGAACTGGACCTCCCCCGGGGGGGGCGATATCTCGGGCGCCCGGCACGCGATCAGGGAAAGGGTATCACACACCCGGAGGAGCCGTGCCGCCTCGTCCTTCAGGGAGGCCTCTTGGGGGCTGCTTTCCCTGAGCAACGCCTTCCGGCGCTCGCGCTCCTCCTCGGCGAAGCGGTCCAGCAGGGCCAGGTCCTCCTCGGGCGCGCCGGGGAGCGCCGCCTCCGCCAGCGAGGTGAAATGGAGGCTCACGAGGTAGCCCGAAAAGGGGCTGTGCGCCTCGCAGAAACGGATGCCCTCGGTCCAGGTGGAGACCGCCTCCTCCGCCGTCGCGGCGAAGAAGCTCTGGGGCAGGCCCGTCGCCAGGTCGATGCGGGGGGCGCTGTCGAGGCGGCACCAGCCGACGTCGTGGTTGTCGGCGGCGAAAAACAGGGAGTCGAGCAGGGCCGTTGGAAGGGCGGGGAGGGAGGGGGTGCCCTGCCAGCGGCGGACCAGGGTGCCCGCCGCGCGCGCGTGATCGTGCTGATGGATGAGCTGCACGCCTTCGCGCACGGGCCGGATGATCATGGAGCCGCCTCGCTCGCCGCGGCCGGGGCCGGGGCGACGGGATGGAGGGTGCCAAGGGATACCCGGGCCGGGCCGGGAAGAAAAACCGACGGATGGAGGTTCACGCGCCCCTGGAGCCGGCGCCGGGCCACTTTAGCAAGGGCCCCCGGCGGGGACAAGGCGCCCGGCGCGGATCCATTCCCGCACCAGCAACAACCCTCCTCCACGGCCGCGGGGCCCGGGAACGCCGCCGCGGTGGAGGACGGGCGGCGCGGCCGAAGGCCGCTCCCCTGCCGAGCCGGTGCAGGTCAGGCCGGCGTAGGGGCGGTTCGCGAACCGCCCCTACGAAAATCACCCTCTGTCGTCCGTTCGCGTAGAGGCCGGCCCGAGCCCCTCCCTCCCCCCGGGCCTTGTCCCTGCCGGACCCCTGTGCTAGAAGCCGAACTTTGCGAAGCTCGCCTGCCCCGCGAGAGGAAGACCACGCGCATGAGCACGCCCGCCCCCCATCTCCAGCCGGGCTCCGTCGGCCTGGTGGAGACGAAGCGCTATACGCTCCCCGGGCCCTTCCGCACCGAGTCGGGGCGGACGCTCGGCGAGGTGACCGTAGCCTATGAGACCTACGGCCGCCTGAACGCCGCGGGCGACAACGCCGTCCTGATCATCCATGCCCTGACGGGCGACGCCCACGCGGCCGGCTGCCACGCCCCGGACGATCCCCGCCCCGGCTGGTGGGACCCCATGATCGGCCCGGGCAAGGCCCTCGACACGGCCCGGTACTTCGTCGTCTGCACGAACAACCTGGGCGGCTGCTCGGGCACCACCGGCCCCGCCTCCACCGACCCGGCCACGGGCCGGCCCTTCGGGATGCGTTTTCCGGTCGTGACGGTGGAGGACACCGTCCGCCTCCAGAAGCTCCTCCTGGACGCGCTGGGGGTGAAGCGGCTGCGGACGGTGGTGGGGGGCTCCCTCGCGGGGATGCAGACCCTGGAGTGGGGGCTGCGCTACAGCGCCTTCTGCGACTCCATCATCCCCGTGGCGGGGGCGGCGCGGCTCACCCCGATGGGGATCGCCTGGGACAAGATCGGCCGCTCGGCCATCATGGCCGACAACAACTGGATGGGCGGCGACTACCCCCCCGGCGCGGGACCCAAGCAAGGCCTGAGCGTGGCGCGCATGATCGGCCACATCACCTACCTGAGCGGCGTCATCATGGGGCACAAGTTCGGCCGGCGGGTGCGGGACGAGGGGCGGCTCCTCGAGGACGTGAACGCGCGCTTCGAGGTGGAGAGCTACCTGGAGCACCAGGGGGGGAAGTTCGTCGACCGCTTCGACGCCAACTCCTACATCTACCTCTCGCGCATGATGGACCTCTACGACTCCGCCGCGGGCTGGCCGAGCCTGGAGGCCTCGCTGGAGCGCCTCCGGACGAAGTGCATGCTCGTGTGCTTCATCTCGGACTGGCTCTACCCGCCCCAGTGCAGCATCCAGATCGCCGAGGCGCTGCAGCGCCTGGGGCGCGAGGTCGAGCTCCACACGGTGGAGTCCACCTACGGGCACGACGCCTTTCTGGTGCAGTACGATCAGCTCACCCGCATCGTCGGCGACTTCCTCCGCCGCGTGGAGCGGGGCGGCCCCGTCGGCCTGGGCGCCCTCCCCGTCCCCGCCGGGACCCGCCGGTTCGTCTTCACCTTCCCGAGGGACGAGGTGCGCAAGCCCGTCCTCTGGGAGCTGGGGCGGAAGTTCCCCATCGCCATCAACATCATCCAGGGGGACGTGAGTACCGAGTCCGGCTGGCAGGTCTGCGAGATCGACGGCTCGGAGGCGGACATCGCCCGGGCGGCCGCCTACATGCGCGAGCGCGGCATCTGGGTGGACCCGGGGGGCATCGACCCCATCGACCACGACCGGGCCGAGGTGGTATAAACCGGGAATCCGGACAGGCGCGCGGCGGCCCCACCCGGCGGCGGGAAGGCCCCTGCCCGCCTTTGGAGCCCCTTCGAGGAGGAGCGGATGAGCCAGCTGGAAGAACCCATCATCGTCGTCAAGTACTCCGACTTCACCTGACCCTACTGCTACGTGGCCACCGTGGGTGGCTCCCCGATCCTGGAGAAGGATCCCGACGTGAAGGTGGAGTGGGTGAGCTGGGAAGGGCGGCCCCCCGGCGCCCCGTTCGCGCCCTATACCCCCGAAAAGCGGCTCGAGAACTACGAGAAGGTCCACAAGCCCCTGGCGCAGAAGTACGGGGTGCCCATCGGCCCCGCCGGGAAGAACCTCCGCACCACCAGCGCCCACCTCGCCACCTACTACGCCCGGGAGCGGGGGAAGCTCCGCGAGTTCCGCGACCGGGTGTACAAGGCGCGCTGGGTGGAGGATCTGGACCTGGAGAGCCCGGACGTTCT
This genomic interval from Candidatus Tectomicrobia bacterium contains the following:
- a CDS encoding FAD-dependent oxidoreductase produces the protein MTRGVPPPRGAAVVVGAGFAGLSAALRLAERGVPVRLFEAGRRLGGRASSFRDPGSGLDLDWGPHLVMAANPALRAFLGRAGAELRFPPALDIPFRAADRGGVRLPRLAFPPEGGRLRQALALLRWRGPGLGARLEIARGLRRLLAGGGAGGSVAAMLDGLGQGREARAWFWEPFARAVLNLPLDAGSAALFARVAREAFREGPGGASLAVPPSPLGAFWADRAGAALERLGGRVDRGRPVREVEIGGGSVRGVRLMDGEFVEAAAVVAAVPPPALGPLLPEAWRGERPFRDLRRLRPSPIASAYLWLDGPCPGPAFEALAGEPWHWLFRPYGSEGPVCLLAGGEDSVAALPRGEAEASAREAAGRLLPGRRVVRARVVRERAATWANGWEEQEFRPGPVTPARGLLLAGDWTATGLPATAEGAVRSGERAAEEALGLLGREAGRPVSEGRADSGLAR
- the hpnC gene encoding squalene synthase HpnC, translating into MKIEPEALEVVAAVVRRGEEILICRRPEGKHLAGLWEFPGGKVENGESPEEALARELREELEVEVEVGSLRWETRHAYPDRTVHLRFYDCAWKAGEGKDHGVAGHAWVRPARLGQFEFLPADAPLIQALREEGARGDGAANGSASFAGKARRAEAGGEERAEAFRRCMEQAAFHYENFPVASWLLPVRMRPHVAAVYAFARAADDIADGAAPAGERLALLEEMERRLEAAAEGKGEGLFAALAETLRAGRLSLRPFRDLLSAFRQDVEVARYPDYASLLDYCRRSADPVGRIILEMWGLKDDETLRASDAVCTALQLANHLQDVKADYLRGVVYLPQEDLRAFGVDEEELGGESAGPALRALMVFEAGRVRALLIRGLPPLARVRGRLGRELRAIWRGGAAALDAIERASFDVLRGAPRLGPGDRAACLAAAFLPAGRLARRADAARQERAEARHCRWVVRRSRSNFRLAFFALPRDRRRALNAIYAFCRVVDDIADSPGAPEAKRRRLACWQEDLARFHEGGRRHPILRELARADAAFGIPLRHLRAVCEGVEMDLEGRPFADFAALEAYCEKVASAVGLACLGVFGVRTGAAERYARALGVALQLTNILRDVWRDAQAGRLYLPREDLERFGVDAGAFRRGDYDERVVALLRFQADRARAFYREADGHLPADAKDKLFPARLMGRIYRRLLEEMDAAGFPPAPWRPPLSTASKLLEAFHCYWER
- a CDS encoding DUF3891 family protein, whose amino-acid sequence is MIIRPVREGVQLIHQHDHARAAGTLVRRWQGTPSLPALPTALLDSLFFAADNHDVGWCRLDSAPRIDLATGLPQSFFAATAEEAVSTWTEGIRFCEAHSPFSGYLVSLHFTSLAEAALPGAPEEDLALLDRFAEEERERRKALLRESSPQEASLKDEAARLLRVCDTLSLIACRAPEISPPPGEVQFLTRGGMKICLTREGALEIAPWPFQAAAMQLLFPGFTLPPARYESQIELDEALRQAEPAIFETRLAPLAE
- a CDS encoding homoserine O-acetyltransferase, translated to MSTPAPHLQPGSVGLVETKRYTLPGPFRTESGRTLGEVTVAYETYGRLNAAGDNAVLIIHALTGDAHAAGCHAPDDPRPGWWDPMIGPGKALDTARYFVVCTNNLGGCSGTTGPASTDPATGRPFGMRFPVVTVEDTVRLQKLLLDALGVKRLRTVVGGSLAGMQTLEWGLRYSAFCDSIIPVAGAARLTPMGIAWDKIGRSAIMADNNWMGGDYPPGAGPKQGLSVARMIGHITYLSGVIMGHKFGRRVRDEGRLLEDVNARFEVESYLEHQGGKFVDRFDANSYIYLSRMMDLYDSAAGWPSLEASLERLRTKCMLVCFISDWLYPPQCSIQIAEALQRLGREVELHTVESTYGHDAFLVQYDQLTRIVGDFLRRVERGGPVGLGALPVPAGTRRFVFTFPRDEVRKPVLWELGRKFPIAINIIQGDVSTESGWQVCEIDGSEADIARAAAYMRERGIWVDPGGIDPIDHDRAEVV
- a CDS encoding DsbA family protein → MATVGGSPILEKDPDVKVEWVSWEGRPPGAPFAPYTPEKRLENYEKVHKPLAQKYGVPIGPAGKNLRTTSAHLATYYARERGKLREFRDRVYKARWVEDLDLESPDVLAKLGEEVGLDGAEIKKVVAGQRYLALLHSQRAQGKSLGIFGIPSFAVRGKIFWGQDVIEEVRQEVARLKRELLEKQKQSA